In Ignavibacteriales bacterium, the following are encoded in one genomic region:
- a CDS encoding GNAT family N-acetyltransferase yields the protein MKVELVKYSEKHIPSLLELLNNENVSDWLMNVPHPYTEKDAKEWIEITREMEDGKDYGYAIELDGVHIGGIGMNVKGRALPGLDDHKAEIGYWLGEPYWGKGYMSDAMKQLMKLAFEDLGLVRLYAHTHEGNTASEKLLLRHGFEHEGLLKKSFKKGDRVFNANLFAKVI from the coding sequence ATGAAAGTAGAACTTGTAAAATACAGTGAAAAGCATATTCCATCATTACTTGAACTATTGAATAATGAGAATGTAAGTGACTGGCTAATGAACGTGCCGCATCCATACACAGAGAAGGACGCGAAGGAATGGATAGAAATAACACGTGAAATGGAAGACGGGAAAGATTACGGCTACGCTATAGAACTCGACGGAGTTCACATAGGCGGGATAGGTATGAATGTGAAGGGAAGGGCTTTGCCGGGATTAGATGATCACAAAGCAGAGATAGGTTACTGGCTGGGTGAACCTTATTGGGGTAAGGGATATATGAGTGACGCAATGAAGCAATTAATGAAGCTGGCTTTTGAAGACCTGGGTTTAGTCAGACTGTACGCGCACACACATGAAGGCAATACTGCTTCAGAGAAACTATTACTAAGACACGGATTCGAGCATGAAGGGCTTCTTAAAAAATCTTTTAAAAAAGGCGACAGGGTGTTCAACGCCAATTTATTCGCAAAAGTAATTTAA
- the kdsB gene encoding 3-deoxy-manno-octulosonate cytidylyltransferase, with protein sequence MRIIGVIPARYESTRLPGKPLADIGGKSLIRRVYEQTLKSKLLTQVLVATDDKRIYNAVFGFGGEAVMTSKKHKSGTDRIVEAVKGINCDIVVNIQGDEPFIDPADIDRVVQPLVKRKRLNVATLAVMIKELQELRDPHAVKVILDAKENAIYFSRGVIPFSEKPDVKKNKYYKHIGLYAYRKDFLKKFAKTKQSELEKVEKLEQLRVLSMGEKIRVTITKKDSIGIDTKADLARARKLVKG encoded by the coding sequence GTGAGGATAATAGGAGTAATACCGGCGCGATATGAATCGACACGCTTGCCGGGGAAACCGCTTGCCGATATCGGCGGGAAGAGCCTCATAAGAAGGGTTTACGAGCAGACGCTTAAATCGAAATTACTAACCCAGGTACTGGTAGCAACGGATGACAAAAGAATCTACAATGCGGTGTTTGGATTCGGCGGAGAGGCAGTGATGACATCAAAGAAGCACAAGTCAGGCACAGATAGGATAGTGGAGGCGGTTAAAGGAATAAATTGTGATATCGTAGTGAATATTCAAGGTGATGAGCCGTTTATCGATCCGGCTGATATAGACAGAGTAGTACAACCATTAGTTAAGAGAAAGAGGTTGAATGTAGCGACATTAGCAGTTATGATAAAAGAGTTACAAGAGCTGAGGGATCCGCATGCGGTGAAGGTGATACTGGATGCTAAGGAAAATGCGATTTATTTTTCGAGGGGTGTGATACCATTTTCCGAAAAGCCGGATGTGAAAAAGAACAAGTATTACAAACACATAGGGCTGTATGCGTACAGAAAGGATTTTTTAAAGAAATTTGCAAAGACAAAGCAGTCCGAATTAGAGAAGGTAGAGAAACTCGAGCAATTGAGGGTACTAAGTATGGGTGAGAAAATTAGGGTAACAATAACGAAGAAGGATTCGATAGGAATAGATACGAAGGCGGATCTGGCGAGGGCGAGGAAATTAGTCAAAGGATGA
- the gatC gene encoding Asp-tRNA(Asn)/Glu-tRNA(Gln) amidotransferase subunit GatC: MAVSKEDVEKIAELAKLKFDDAGKEKMQKELNKVLEFIDELDELKLDDVEPMENINDTKNIFREDKVEVWLSTEEALKNAPEKTGKYVKVPKVINK, encoded by the coding sequence ATGGCAGTAAGTAAAGAAGATGTGGAAAAAATTGCCGAACTGGCAAAGCTGAAATTCGATGACGCTGGCAAAGAAAAGATGCAGAAGGAGCTCAATAAGGTGCTCGAATTTATAGATGAGCTGGATGAGCTGAAACTGGACGACGTAGAGCCAATGGAAAATATAAATGACACCAAGAATATCTTCCGAGAGGACAAGGTCGAAGTATGGCTCAGCACAGAAGAGGCATTAAAGAATGCCCCGGAGAAAACCGGAAAGTATGTGAAAGTTCCTAAAGTGATCAATAAGTGA
- a CDS encoding 1-acyl-sn-glycerol-3-phosphate acyltransferase: MLTYIRAILIAIHALFIAILAIILSPFDTSGGTLHRPLPKLFSYVILFILGVKLTVHGHELLDKKASYIFVTNHQSYVDIPVLMKAIPNTIRFVYKKQLSKIPIFGWGMYLSGYIPIDRENVRTAITSLKKAAKKIKNGISVVIFPEGTRSTDGSLGEFKRGMFVLADEAKVDIVPVTIDGTYKIVPRGKFKLRSGHVTVTIDRPIPYRKDPNLLEEIRSKIEKNLVTQT, encoded by the coding sequence GTGCTAACCTATATCAGGGCGATATTAATTGCCATTCATGCATTATTTATAGCAATTCTGGCAATCATACTCAGCCCGTTCGACACAAGCGGCGGGACGCTTCACCGCCCCCTCCCGAAACTATTCTCTTACGTAATACTCTTTATACTCGGCGTGAAGCTAACCGTGCACGGGCACGAATTACTGGATAAAAAAGCATCATACATATTCGTAACAAACCATCAAAGCTACGTGGATATCCCGGTGTTGATGAAGGCGATCCCGAACACGATAAGGTTTGTTTACAAGAAGCAATTGTCAAAGATACCGATATTCGGCTGGGGAATGTATTTGTCGGGATATATACCGATAGACCGTGAGAATGTAAGGACGGCGATAACATCATTAAAGAAGGCAGCTAAGAAGATCAAGAACGGAATTTCGGTGGTGATCTTTCCGGAGGGTACGAGGAGCACGGATGGGAGTCTGGGTGAGTTTAAGCGGGGAATGTTCGTGCTGGCTGATGAAGCCAAGGTGGACATAGTACCCGTAACGATAGACGGCACATATAAGATAGTACCAAGGGGTAAATTCAAGTTAAGATCAGGGCATGTCACTGTAACAATAGACAGGCCGATACCTTATAGGAAGGATCCGAATTTACTTGAGGAAATAAGAAGTAAAATAGAAAAGAATTTAGTAACTCAAACATAA
- a CDS encoding PQQ-dependent sugar dehydrogenase, with product MKRFIILFVLLIGVLLRTSTAFSQYQLQRVFSANTFNNPLEMVDPQDGTDRIFVVCQRGQIWVMNTLNPSEPGKLFLDVSDLVPQSGFEPGLLGLAFHPDYENNRYFYIYYSVTSPTRSVIARYETSPTNPDSALKSSEFRILIDTMATASHFGGKIAFGQDSLLYISFGMGAGQGDPPNNAQNLTLLRGKILRIDIDSTDGGLNYKIPPDNPFVDSTSGERKEIFAWGFRNVWKFCFDNDGKLIAADVGQNTYEEIDIVNKGKNYGWRIMEGTNCYNPTPCDTTGLTLPIFQYPRSEGISISGGYQSTSPAYPGINGRYVYGDYGSGKIWALNYGTVPAVTEMLMDSPYSISSFGKDRDGNIYVCDITGDRIYKLIDNTVGIHAIGSLNNGYSLEQNYPNPFNPATKIKYSIARSQNVKLRVYDNTGREVAVLVDRFQISGSYEVVWNASNYPSGVYYYTLSAGDFEKTGKLILLK from the coding sequence ATGAAAAGATTTATAATACTTTTCGTGCTTCTTATAGGAGTACTTCTCAGAACCTCCACTGCATTTTCACAATACCAGCTTCAGCGGGTTTTCTCGGCGAATACTTTTAATAATCCGCTGGAAATGGTCGATCCGCAGGACGGAACCGACAGGATATTTGTTGTATGTCAGAGGGGACAGATATGGGTAATGAATACCCTTAATCCGTCCGAACCGGGAAAACTCTTCCTTGATGTTTCTGATCTCGTGCCTCAAAGCGGGTTTGAACCCGGACTCCTTGGGCTTGCATTTCACCCGGACTATGAGAATAACAGATACTTTTATATCTACTATTCGGTCACAAGTCCTACACGGTCAGTGATCGCGAGATATGAGACAAGTCCTACAAATCCTGATTCGGCTTTAAAAAGCAGTGAGTTCAGAATACTAATTGATACAATGGCTACAGCTTCTCACTTCGGCGGCAAAATTGCATTTGGTCAGGACAGTTTATTATATATTAGTTTTGGAATGGGTGCGGGGCAGGGAGATCCCCCCAATAATGCGCAAAACCTTACTCTTCTTCGTGGAAAGATTCTTCGCATCGATATAGATTCCACCGATGGCGGATTAAATTATAAAATACCCCCCGACAACCCCTTCGTTGACAGCACGTCAGGTGAAAGGAAAGAGATATTCGCGTGGGGTTTTAGGAATGTGTGGAAATTCTGCTTCGATAATGACGGCAAACTCATTGCCGCTGACGTCGGGCAGAATACATACGAGGAAATAGACATTGTAAATAAAGGAAAGAATTATGGATGGAGAATAATGGAGGGTACTAATTGTTATAATCCAACTCCGTGCGACACGACAGGTCTGACATTGCCAATATTCCAATACCCGAGGAGTGAGGGTATATCAATTTCGGGCGGGTACCAGAGTACCTCGCCGGCATATCCGGGCATAAACGGCAGGTATGTTTACGGTGATTATGGGTCGGGAAAAATTTGGGCTTTGAATTATGGAACTGTTCCGGCTGTCACCGAGATGCTGATGGATAGTCCTTACAGTATATCATCCTTTGGGAAAGACAGGGACGGCAATATATATGTTTGTGATATAACGGGCGATAGGATTTACAAGCTGATAGATAATACCGTCGGTATTCATGCCATAGGCAGTTTGAATAACGGATATTCTCTAGAACAGAATTATCCAAACCCGTTCAATCCGGCTACTAAAATAAAATACTCTATCGCGCGTTCACAGAATGTAAAGCTGAGGGTCTATGACAATACCGGCAGAGAAGTCGCCGTATTGGTGGACAGGTTTCAGATCTCGGGAAGCTATGAGGTGGTCTGGAATGCGAGCAATTACCCATCCGGCGTATATTACTACACTCTTTCCGCCGGTGATTTCGA